The proteins below are encoded in one region of Sphaerodactylus townsendi isolate TG3544 linkage group LG06, MPM_Stown_v2.3, whole genome shotgun sequence:
- the LSM10 gene encoding U7 snRNA-associated Sm-like protein LSm10, with translation MEITHSVKERTISENSLVILLQGLHGQVTTVELRNESMAVGRIINVDAFMNVRLAEATFTDQYGCSSWMDSLFVTGRNIRYIHIPDNVDIKTTIEKQLQLIQRIRTFGGRDKGRKEFLRSKDK, from the coding sequence ATGGAAATCACTCACTCTGTTAAGGAGCGCACAATCTCTGAGAACAGTCTGGTGATCCTGCTGCAGGGCCTCCATGGACAGGTCACCACAGTGGAGCTGCGGAACGAGAGTATGGCTGTGGGCCGCATCATCAACGTCGATGCCTTCATGAATGTTCGTTTGGCTGAAGCAACATTCACAGACCAGTATGGCTGCTCCTCTTGGATGGACAGCCTCTTTGTGACAGGAAGGAACATTCGCTACATCCACATCCCGGATAATGTGGATATCAAGACTACAATTGAGAAACAGCTGCAGCTCATCCAAAGAATTCGCACCTTTGGTGGCCGcgacaagggaaggaaggagtttcTTAGGTCAAAGGACAAATGA
- the OSCP1 gene encoding protein OSCP1 isoform X1, with protein sequence MSTRTLPLLFLNLGGEMLYILDQRLRAQSIPGEKARKDEWTDVDRRRVMNDIITTMFNKKFMEELFKPQELYSKKALRTVYDRLAHASIMRLNQASMDKLYDLMTMAFKYQVLLCPRPKDILLVTFNHLDSIKDFIQDSPSILNQVDETFRQLIDTYGSLSDGEFQLIRQTLLIFFQDMHIRVSIFLKDKVQNSNGRFVLPTSGPVPWGTEVPGLIRLFNNQGDEIKRTEFVHGGNYLLPLREGSFDLYGDRVIKLGTNMYSISRPVETHMSGTAKNTASRIKENATPNPLAKEELNFLARLMGGLEIKKPLGTEAGFRLNLFTTDEEEEHAALTRPEELSYQVVSIQADQDQERNEELSRIMEEFEVAEQPQQSTSKGADLLAMMDEL encoded by the exons ATGTCGACGCGGACGCTGCCACTTCTGTTCCTTAACCTAGGCGGGGAGATGCTCTACATTCTGGACCAACGGCTGCGCGCGCAGAGCATTCCGGGAGAGAAGGCGCGCAAAG ATGAATGGACTGATGTGGACAGGAGACGAG TTATGAATGACATCATTACAACCATGTTCAATAAAAAGTTTATGGAGGAGTTGTTTAAACCACAGGAGCTCTATTCCAAGAAGGCCTTGAGAACCGTGTATGACCGGCTAGCGCACGCATCCATCATGAGGCTGAACCAAGCCAGCATGGATAAG CTCTACGATCTTATGACCATGGCCTTCAAGTACCAGGTTCTACTCTGCCCTCGGCCCAAAGACATTCTGCTCGTCACTTTCAACCACTTGGATTCCATCAAGGATTTTATCCAAGATTCACCCAGCATTCTGAATCAAGTCGATGAAACCTTTCGGCAGCTAATTGAT ACATATGGATCACTCTCTGATGGGGAATTTCAGCTCATTCGGCAAACATTGCTCATCTTCTTTCAGGACATGCACATCAGG GTCTCCATCTTCTTAAAAGATAAAGTTCAGAACTCCAATGGCCGCTTTGTGCTCCCGACCTCGGGTCCAGTTCCTTGGGGGACAGAGGTTCCAGGACTCATCAG gcttttCAACAATCAAGGGGATGAAATTAAAAGGACTGAATTTGTTCATGGTGGGAATTATCTCCTTCCTCTCCGGGAAGGCTCATTCGACCTTTATGGAGACAGAGTCATTAAACTGGGAACAAACAT GTATAGCATCAGCCGGCCTGTAGAGACACACATGTCAGGAACAGCCAAAAATACAGCGTCCCGTATAAAG GAGAATGCCACTCCCAACCCTCTAGCCAAAGAAGAGCTGAACTTTTTGGCCAGGCTGATGGGTGGCCTGGAGATAAAGAAGCCCCTGGGCACTGAGGCAGGCTTCCGGCTGAATCTCTTCAccacagatgaagaagaaga ACACGCAGCTCTGACACGTCCGGAGGAACTCTCTTATCAGGTTGTGAGCATACAAGCTGACCAG GACCAAGAGCGGAATGAGGAGCTGAGCCGAATCATGGAAGAGTTTGAGGTGGCAGAGCAGCCCCAGCAGAGCACCAGCAAGGGAGCTGACTTACTAGCCATGATGGACGAGCTGTAA
- the OSCP1 gene encoding protein OSCP1 isoform X2, whose product MSTRTLPLLFLNLGGEMLYILDQRLRAQSIPGEKARKVMNDIITTMFNKKFMEELFKPQELYSKKALRTVYDRLAHASIMRLNQASMDKLYDLMTMAFKYQVLLCPRPKDILLVTFNHLDSIKDFIQDSPSILNQVDETFRQLIDTYGSLSDGEFQLIRQTLLIFFQDMHIRVSIFLKDKVQNSNGRFVLPTSGPVPWGTEVPGLIRLFNNQGDEIKRTEFVHGGNYLLPLREGSFDLYGDRVIKLGTNMYSISRPVETHMSGTAKNTASRIKENATPNPLAKEELNFLARLMGGLEIKKPLGTEAGFRLNLFTTDEEEEHAALTRPEELSYQVVSIQADQDQERNEELSRIMEEFEVAEQPQQSTSKGADLLAMMDEL is encoded by the exons ATGTCGACGCGGACGCTGCCACTTCTGTTCCTTAACCTAGGCGGGGAGATGCTCTACATTCTGGACCAACGGCTGCGCGCGCAGAGCATTCCGGGAGAGAAGGCGCGCAAAG TTATGAATGACATCATTACAACCATGTTCAATAAAAAGTTTATGGAGGAGTTGTTTAAACCACAGGAGCTCTATTCCAAGAAGGCCTTGAGAACCGTGTATGACCGGCTAGCGCACGCATCCATCATGAGGCTGAACCAAGCCAGCATGGATAAG CTCTACGATCTTATGACCATGGCCTTCAAGTACCAGGTTCTACTCTGCCCTCGGCCCAAAGACATTCTGCTCGTCACTTTCAACCACTTGGATTCCATCAAGGATTTTATCCAAGATTCACCCAGCATTCTGAATCAAGTCGATGAAACCTTTCGGCAGCTAATTGAT ACATATGGATCACTCTCTGATGGGGAATTTCAGCTCATTCGGCAAACATTGCTCATCTTCTTTCAGGACATGCACATCAGG GTCTCCATCTTCTTAAAAGATAAAGTTCAGAACTCCAATGGCCGCTTTGTGCTCCCGACCTCGGGTCCAGTTCCTTGGGGGACAGAGGTTCCAGGACTCATCAG gcttttCAACAATCAAGGGGATGAAATTAAAAGGACTGAATTTGTTCATGGTGGGAATTATCTCCTTCCTCTCCGGGAAGGCTCATTCGACCTTTATGGAGACAGAGTCATTAAACTGGGAACAAACAT GTATAGCATCAGCCGGCCTGTAGAGACACACATGTCAGGAACAGCCAAAAATACAGCGTCCCGTATAAAG GAGAATGCCACTCCCAACCCTCTAGCCAAAGAAGAGCTGAACTTTTTGGCCAGGCTGATGGGTGGCCTGGAGATAAAGAAGCCCCTGGGCACTGAGGCAGGCTTCCGGCTGAATCTCTTCAccacagatgaagaagaaga ACACGCAGCTCTGACACGTCCGGAGGAACTCTCTTATCAGGTTGTGAGCATACAAGCTGACCAG GACCAAGAGCGGAATGAGGAGCTGAGCCGAATCATGGAAGAGTTTGAGGTGGCAGAGCAGCCCCAGCAGAGCACCAGCAAGGGAGCTGACTTACTAGCCATGATGGACGAGCTGTAA